The Henckelia pumila isolate YLH828 unplaced genomic scaffold, ASM3356847v2 CTG_525:::fragment_3, whole genome shotgun sequence genome segment TCTTTTTATTCTTCATCAGTCGATCTTCGAGAAAATTGAAGACTTGACATAGAGTCCATGCAATTAATTACTTGTGTAAACATTAAAATAATACAAGTTGATAAAAAGATCGTTGTTGATAAACTGACCGATAAGATGGGAAACTCATGCCAAGAACGGAAGCAACATCCAAATCTGATGCTTGGACAACTATGCCATCATCCAAAACACGGCATGCCTCATTCACCACAGGAAAGAGTATCATCTCAATAATTTCTTCATCAGTCACAGTTATAGGCTGCAAGGAAGATGAGAAAGAATATGATGACAGAAAGGTTTCAATCACACATACAAATTTAGAATAAGAGTAAGACTAAACAGAGAACAAAATAAACCAGTATCACGCATTGAATTTAcaaatgaaaaattaaaatctgTTTCAGACCTTCCCACCAGGCATGATATTCGTGAGCCTCCTAGACTCTTCAATTATCGGGAGCACTGAAGGATCAGGCTTTGGCTTGCTTCCTTtctcatatatataatatcctTTTCCATTACTTTTGCCTGCACAAAGTCGCAACAGTTAGCAAGGGAAGATATACGAAGACCTTTAAATTAagcaaagaaaaataatttatccTACCATTTCTCCCATTTTTCATAAGTAAATCAACCAGTGGAGATGCAAAAGTGCGATCAGGAAAGGACAAAGAAAATTCTTTTGTTGTTGCAACAGCTACTCCATATCCTGCGACATCCAGGAGCCTGTAAGGCACCAGGTATTACAACCATTTCAATATATCATCTCCCAGATGAAGGGAACATACATTGTGATAAAACAAAATACTACCAAGAATCATTATTCTCGATTAACATGATCTCTAAGAACATTCCTCAGGTCTAAACACTATATGATAAAGTAGGCCATTGAGAAATACATTTTTTATAAACTAACTCAAGAATGAAATACCATAACTAGTCACTGGCAGACATGCAAAAACTTCATAAGCATACAAGATGTCACAAAGGAAAGAAAATTACTGGAATGGGCCCATAGGTAGACCAAAATTACTGATTAGCTGGTCAATTCTGAAAACGTCCACACCCAAGTTAGCCAGAAGATGTGCACTTTGAGAATATGGAAAGAAGGCTCTATTCACAGCAAAGCCGGTGCAGTTTCCTACTACAACAGGAACTTTCTTTATGCTCTTTCCAGCAGTCATTAGATCAAGAATTACTTGAGGCGAGGTCCTCTCTGTCCGTACGATCTCCAGAAGAGGCATTACATGGGCAGGACTGTCAAGAGTGGCGACAAATCAGCAGCTTGAGTAATATTTAGTCATTTCTAAAACAAAATTTGCTCTCAATACAATACAAAACACAGTTTCAAATTGATTTAACAAAATTAAACCCCTTGTAAACTCTCCATGGTGTGGTTTAAGCATATAAATGCAATAATATTGGAATGGGGGCATTCAGTGTGGCCTATATGATCCTAACATGTTCAAAAAAGGATTGAATGAGCGTAGAGAGGTGGCAACACAAGTGAGGCTGGTGAGTTTTATTAGAAATAGGGGAATTATTATCTTTAGCCAAAACATATATTTTCCATGTTTAGATTTCTAGACTCTAAGTTATGACCTCCACATCGAAAGGAAATAGAGAATCAGATTACAGATGACCTTAAGCAACCATGGTGGAAGATTGTTTATTTGATGTTTAATCAATCCAACATAATGCAAAGGTAGCTCATTCTATTTCAATTCGTGAGAGAAAATAAAGAGTCCTTTTCCGTCTTCACACTACTTCCCATCCACATTATAGTGACGAAAACGATAATAAGATTGCAAATATTAAAACACTCCAAATTGCTATGCTCTTTTGGCAAACTTCATAACTGCTCAAGAGCAGGAATAAGAGTTACTAATTTCTAATCTTTACTTGTTCAACTCGGACAAATTGAGGAATTCAATTCCTGAATTTATCAAGTGGAGGTCAACCTGAAAAAATGTGCACCCACGATCCGATCTTGTGCTTTGGTCTTTTCTCCAACAATATTGAGATCTATAGTAGATGTGTTTGATGCCAAAATACAGTGTGAAGAGCACACCTTCTCAATATCCTCAAAAATTTTCTGCTTTAGGGAAATATTTTCTATAACAGCCTGCAATTAAGAGAACTTTATAAGAAAAGCAAAACATTAAATGGGAACTATAACATTCTTTCTTAGTAACCACAGTTCACAAACATCACAATGTCGGAAATCCACAAACATTCTAACATATAAATCGAGGCTTCTTCTCTTTCCTTcatcaaaattaataataatcataTCGGCGACAGCGGATCATGGATGGAAGAGAACtctttttaaatcatattttcaGTGATTTTCTAATTCGGACTTCCATATTGCTTCATAGAACCAAAATCATAAAATGTTCAGCTTATTCTCAGTAAAATAAGTCATGGAAAAAACATGATTGTAAATCCTCAGACTGGCATTGTTGGAACGATAACAGGAAGCTCGCATACTTCTACACACTTGATTTGACAAATGATAATATATCTCTGGAAAATCAAACACACTATCTATCCAACCCACCTCTATGACCATGTCCACATCCTTGAATTCAGAGTAGTCTAAAACACCTTTAAGCATCGAAAGGGCCTTCTCGGCTTTATCCAGCGTCAATTTTTTTCTTGATACCAAACCTCGGACATTGACTGCAATACAAAGGATGAAGCATGACAAACAAATGAAAATTGCATAAAGTAAAAGAATATTTGTGCCTCCACCAAACTGTACTCGGCATCCACTTCTTCCTTAGGCACAACGGCATATGCTTTCTTGCTAGGACTTATAACTTCAAATTATGAGATTAATTAAAGCACATGTTAACTAACCTTCAATTGCTTTTAATCCCTTGTGAAGATAATCAGAACTGATTTCTTTCAGAACAACATAAATATTGCTCAAAATAAAAGCTGTGGCAATTCCAGAACCCATTAGTCCTCCACCAATAATAGCAACTTTCTTCATTCTTCTCGGAGTAAGACCAACATCTGTCACATTAGGCACCTgttcaataaaacttaaattgTTGACTGAGACTAGAAACAAATAAATTCACAAAAACAAGGAAAAGAGGAgataattttaaaagtatcaTAGAAAATTTTTACAAATCAGAAATCAAAGAAAATAGCAGAAATAACATGCAACAAGTAGATATTGTCCATTATGACGAGAAATCAAAACCCAAGGCAGAGGCAGAGGGTTGCAGTAGGGAAGATATATCTGAGGCTCCACGTTTGACTGTGACATCTTAAAGAGTAATATTGGATTTAATAAATTGAACTTGATTTGACAAGATAGACCGCTTTGTGGCTCCTAATAATCTGAACTCAAGTTGGTCCCTGTACTCTAAGATTGGAAGATGAAGAGCCACACTGAAAGGTTTAGATCAAGCAGACTCATCAGAAGAGCAGATTATGCATGGGGTTATTGAGTGAGATACCGGTAACTCGGTAAGACTGATAAAATTTTGGAAATGCACACTTAACATGAATGGGTCCCATTCAACGAACCAAATTATCAATTTTGAATGGCGACTGTTGTTTGCATGTTTGAGCAAAACCTGTTTTCTTACATAGTAAATTCATGTACCAAAATTCGCTCTTAATCCAAGCGTGAGCATTACATGCTTGTCTTAAGTTTGCCAACTTGTGTCCATGTCAGACTTTTAGACTAGCAAGTTTACTTTTATTTCTTTTGGCACTACCAAAAGAGCCAACACCTAGGGAGATAAGTCATTTATCAACATGAACCATATTTTTTATCTGAAATGTTGCTAAAATCATCGAGTAAAAAAAAGTTGACAAGTGGTATTGTTATCCCATGCACCTTTGTTGTTGCCCTTTGAGCAAAAAATGCATGAACAAGACCTTTCGATGTGTCTGTTTTGACTAACTCCTTGAATACTTCTGATTCCTGCAAATTTAGCAATTTTAATCTCATAAGGAGCCAAACTATAAGATGCATTACAAGCAACAGATTAAAATATGCTCCACAGAAAGTAGAAACTTTAAAGGACATGAACTCCCAAAGTAGTAGATTTATAAAAACTATTTAGTATTCACAAAATTTTTAACTTGGCTTTGCAAAGAACTAGACTCTAAGACAAGTTCAATACCAAAGACTAAAACTTGTTCCTCGAAACTGAACTTGAAAGGATATTAAGTTATTAACTCCCAAAAAGCAGTTTTAGGAAACTATTTAGAAAATCAAGTAAAAAAATTAACTTGTCTTTGTAATTGTTAAATAATAAGATAATTTCTATATCACAGAGTCAAATATGTTCTACTGCAAATAGAACTTAAAAAGATATTTACTTCCAAAGATAGTGGTTTCAGAAAACTATTCATAAAACCAACCCCAAAAGAACTTACCTTTAAAACTCCATGATATCCTCCATGAATTATTCCTTCTGCGATAACATCAAGACATGCCTGGTGCTGAGGCATGTTTTTAACGGTCTGTTTGACCTGTTGTCTGGCCATTTTTAGCAAATCAATCGCGTCAGGCAGTGAGCCAAGTTTTTCCACATTATGAAGAGGGCGTATCCACGGCTTACGCCTATGTGCGATGTCTAATGCCCATTGTCTAGAGACTTTCAGCAATTCTTCTGAAGTCACAATAGCATCAACAAGGCCTAGCTTCTGTCCTTCATCTGATGTTATTGGTCTGGatgacttgaaacatcatagatagtcaaataaaaataaatacaaacaaATGTTATGAGCATCATGACATTGACAAGGGAGGTGCAAGGagatattttacaaaaaatttaGAGGATGTATTTTCCACACATGCACAGATTATGAGCTCTCAAGGTCAACTTTGGTGTCATAAATATAACAaagtaaaaatatgtttttttctttctaaacataccaagaagaaaaaaattatgagTGAGAGGATTGGAAGGATTGGAAAACAAAAACTTGACTTGAGAAAGTAATCAAGATCTACTCAACCATATCAATGGAACAAGTGATGCTTTAGACAAAATATTCTCACCTACATGCTGAAAATGAACTTTGGACACAAAGCAGAACAGATTATGTGACTGTGACGTAAGTTCCTATAGTTGATCGTTGAGACAATGACCACAAAATCACAGGAGTATGAAGGGAaacataatttaatatatgagGAAAGTTCAAATAGTCAACAATGTCAACTCTTCCCACCAAATTCTATCTTACCCAAGTTCTCACATGGATTATGTTTTTCAAGAGTTTAGCTACAAGAGGGAACCTACCAGCATAATACCAATAGCCttttccaagcctataagcctTGGGAGACGTTGTGTACCTTATAAATAGCCATGACCAGCAAATCATTATCATTTGGAATTATATAACATTTCCCACTCAAGCCTGATACAAAAAATAAACTATTATCTAGCAGTCCTACCTCCAGATCCAGGGATGACTCCAAGGCTGAGTTCCGGCAGACCAAGTTGTGCTTTTGGCGTGGCTATGCGTGCATGACAAACCTACAACAATGTTTCAGATGTGAAAAAAATGAGATTGAACTGTCTCCAAATATAATGCAGTGGGAGTGAACTCTAGACATATCAAATATCTGCACGAAAATTACATACCATTGCCAATTCCAAGCCACCTCCAAGAGCAAGTCCCTCTATAGCAGCAACAGAAGGCTTCTTTGCATCTGATAAATGGATTGGATATCAAGAAAAATTAAACAAGTTCCAataaaatgcaataaaacatttaaaattcgAAAATCTTGAATTTGTCAAAAACCTTCAATTATATTGACCATGAGATCCACAGATGCATCAGGCAAGATAGAAGTGTCACCTGAATGAGCACATGTTCAACTTATTTCCCAAGAATGTGTATTGATTCATTAATGTCAACAAAATGAGAAAAGCAGAGATGTAGACACTTGCATACCAGTTCTGTGTACTGTTTCAAAAACATTGATGTCAAAGCCTCCAGAAAATTTGCCACCATTGCCTTCAAATCCAGAATATTTACAAAATCAGTTTTTACATAAAGCAACAAGAGATCAAAGTCACTAAATCCTCAACAACTCGTAACTTTttcataaattataaatttacatGAATTTCCCTCCTGAGTACCAATTGCCAAGCACTCCTTCAGTGATGGAACACCACATAGAACTACTAGCCCAGTCAAATATATTTGTTACCGAGTACTAGCAGTTGAGAATATGCAGATGACTAGTGCACTCTTTGAAAATTTATGACGCGACCAATACAATGAACGCCTCTCTATTTGACATTCCATATTCCGATCAACATCCCGGGTGGACTAGCTGAGTCATCACTCATCAGGAATAGGATATTCAAACACTAACCATCATATTATCAGCTGAAGCTGACAAAAAAAATTGCATCTTCGGAGATATTTATCTTAACGGTAACAACAAACTAATAAATTCATGTTCTAATTAAAAAACACTGGTTAAAGCACAACAATAATCAAGAATCGGTTATTCAAAGATCAACAGGAGGAAAAAAGAAAActgtaaaatatatatgtacacacatcggaatttcgaaaattgcataaAGTACCGATAAGAACAACAGCTTTAACATCATCTCTTCTCATTGCCTCGGTATACTTCTCCTTCAACCCTTCGAAAACTACAGAAAccagacaaaaaaaaaaaaaaactgatttCATGCACACTTAACGGCATATACAATTCCAAAACACAAAAATCCGGGTGGTATCTTACTGGAAAGGGCCAGAGCGTTAACTGGAGGATTAGAGATGGTGATAACCGCAACCCCGTCGTCTCCCACCTCCATAGCCACCGTAGCTCGCTTCATAGTTTCGGATCAAAATATGTTTTGGATCCGCCGAGAAGAAGTGGAAAAAAGCTATACTTGGAAAGTGTTTTGGGTATGCAATTTCCTATTTAGTTGATTGTCTCCTCTTTTTTAACTTGACTTCACTCGTGAAACATGTTAGCGGTCTGTTTCACCATACCAACCCGGAGACGTACATTTTtccttatttttatttctaaacaTAAAGATTATAGATTTTGTATAGATTTTATGAAAGCatacttttatttaaaaataaaaaaaatttatggatTAAGTTTGATATCCgttttaaaaaaactatataaTATGAGATTTAAAATGTTAGTAAAATTATAGAAGGcgtatatttaaaatattacagCAAATCAGTCAAAAATTTAAATACCACGCTTGGGAGCAAATAgccttgaaaaataaaaatagaaatgaAGCAATGGCATTAAACGCTGTCAGGATTGCCTTTTTGACTTGTTTTCCAAGCCGTCCATTGAAAGtgctttttttatttgtttatggaATAAAACTTAATTTGTTACGTGACTGTAATTAGTAAATTGATAAACGAAATTTTGTTAATGAATTAAACACCATAGCCACCATATATTGTTGTCTTTCTTCTTGTCCAAACATTTTGgtttgttatttttatataaaaaaaatgtgagAAATGCCATCGGCCCCTCTTTAATAATCTAAATATAATACGTACATAATAGTGTTAGCTATGCCAAACACCTACCATGTGTGAAAGCACAACAACTTGAGTCTTTCTTGAGAAATTTCCCCACGTTTTCTCAACACAAAATACTTTTTGTATTTGTTTTCGGCTCTTGAAAATCACCGTGGTTTCTAGATGAACGAACTTTCTACTCATTTGTAGCATAATCGTTCGGAACTTTCccagatatttaattttttttacaaaagcattgatttatcaaacttcaccaatgctcaaaaaaaaaaaaaatcaaacttcacCAAAACAGTTTTTGTATTGAAGGCTAGGATGCCTTATATTGGTAAAAGCAAAAAACTTCTATAATAAGTTAATAACCATATAAGAATATCCTGGAACCAAAATCAAACACCATGAATAATGCTGTGTAGCAACTTTCTCATTCGCTGCTTGTAAACACCTCTTGCACTAATCGATAGA includes the following:
- the LOC140873330 gene encoding peroxisomal fatty acid beta-oxidation multifunctional protein AIM1; protein product: MKRATVAMEVGDDGVAVITISNPPVNALALSIFEGLKEKYTEAMRRDDVKAVVLIGNGGKFSGGFDINVFETVHRTGDTSILPDASVDLMVNIIEDAKKPSVAAIEGLALGGGLELAMVCHARIATPKAQLGLPELSLGVIPGSGGTQRLPRLIGLEKAIGIMLSSRPITSDEGQKLGLVDAIVTSEELLKVSRQWALDIAHRRKPWIRPLHNVEKLGSLPDAIDLLKMARQQVKQTVKNMPQHQACLDVIAEGIIHGGYHGVLKESEVFKELVKTDTSKGLVHAFFAQRATTKVPNVTDVGLTPRRMKKVAIIGGGLMGSGIATAFILSNIYVVLKEISSDYLHKGLKAIEVNVRGLVSRKKLTLDKAEKALSMLKGVLDYSEFKDVDMVIEAVIENISLKQKIFEDIEKVCSSHCILASNTSTIDLNIVGEKTKAQDRIVGAHFFSPAHVMPLLEIVRTERTSPQVILDLMTAGKSIKKVPVVVGNCTGFAVNRAFFPYSQSAHLLANLGVDVFRIDQLISNFGLPMGPFQLLDVAGYGVAVATTKEFSLSFPDRTFASPLVDLLMKNGRNGKSNGKGYYIYEKGSKPKPDPSVLPIIEESRRLTNIMPGGKPITVTDEEIIEMILFPVVNEACRVLDDGIVVQASDLDVASVLGMSFPSYRGGIVYWADTIGADNIYRRLKALSEAYGNFFTPSNYLTERATRGIPLSAPASTSSGPRPRL